A region of Microbacterium suwonense DNA encodes the following proteins:
- a CDS encoding YbaK/EbsC family protein, whose translation MTAPETLPARSRIVHEQLTAAGIDSSIVVLPDSARTAALAAAAIGCEVAAIANSLVLVADGEPILVMTSGAHRVDMTVLAESIAADAVSMAPAATVRQATGQAIGGVAPIGHPSPLRTYLDQDLCPFEEIWTAAGTPQTVMPLTFAQLESLTHGRTIRVA comes from the coding sequence GTGACCGCACCTGAGACACTGCCCGCACGCAGCAGGATCGTGCACGAGCAGCTCACCGCCGCCGGCATCGACAGCAGCATCGTCGTCCTGCCGGACTCCGCACGGACGGCCGCGCTGGCCGCAGCGGCGATCGGATGCGAGGTGGCCGCCATCGCGAACAGTCTGGTGCTGGTTGCTGATGGCGAGCCGATCCTGGTGATGACCAGCGGCGCGCACCGCGTCGACATGACGGTGCTCGCCGAGAGCATCGCTGCGGATGCCGTGTCAATGGCCCCCGCAGCGACAGTGCGGCAGGCCACAGGGCAGGCCATCGGCGGAGTGGCGCCCATCGGGCATCCGTCGCCGCTGCGCACCTACCTCGACCAGGATCTGTGCCCCTTCGAGGAGATCTGGACCGCTGCGGGCACGCCGCAGACGGTGATGCCGCTCACCTTCGCACAGCTGGAATCGCTCACCCACGGCCGGACGATCCGCGTCGCCTGA
- a CDS encoding LOG family protein, giving the protein MRRTHGRVIYVDALEDFDHRLASGALSLSGWRLRALDLTERGVSLRSVDVAGALFLGCVLRPEDEESIRARGAVVFPAVPESPVDTYRTALYTPQELYDHTDYARSMDARVYAWSQSASSRDGALAQSLHDHSIGLALEAWVQPREMIGVMGGHDAARDTRGYADGARLGRMLSQTHTVASGGGPGAMEAVNLGGYLARHGEDALEEALSILRRAAGFVPHIDAWVRAAFSVRELFPDGEDSLGIPTWHYGHEPSNPFASAIAKYFRNAQREAILLEICRAGIVFLPGAAGTVQEIFQDACENYYADESSTAPMVLVGREYWTERYPAWPLLKALARGRAMESRVHLVDSVHDAAALIIHQP; this is encoded by the coding sequence ATGAGAAGAACGCACGGTCGAGTGATCTACGTCGACGCGCTCGAGGACTTCGATCACCGTCTCGCCTCCGGTGCTCTCTCGCTGTCGGGATGGCGACTTCGCGCACTCGATCTGACTGAGCGAGGTGTGTCGCTGCGCTCGGTCGACGTCGCGGGCGCCCTGTTCCTGGGGTGCGTGCTGCGCCCCGAGGACGAGGAGTCCATCCGGGCGCGCGGCGCCGTGGTCTTCCCCGCAGTTCCCGAATCCCCCGTGGACACGTATCGCACCGCGCTGTACACGCCGCAGGAGCTCTACGATCACACCGACTACGCCCGCAGCATGGACGCCCGGGTGTACGCGTGGTCGCAGAGCGCCAGTTCCCGCGACGGCGCACTGGCGCAGTCGCTGCACGATCACAGCATCGGGCTCGCCCTGGAGGCATGGGTTCAGCCGCGCGAGATGATCGGCGTTATGGGCGGGCACGATGCAGCACGCGACACTCGCGGCTACGCCGACGGCGCGCGCCTGGGACGGATGCTGTCGCAGACGCACACCGTCGCGTCCGGCGGCGGGCCGGGAGCGATGGAGGCCGTCAATCTCGGCGGCTACCTCGCCCGGCACGGTGAGGATGCGCTGGAGGAGGCGTTGTCGATCCTGCGCCGGGCCGCGGGCTTCGTGCCGCACATCGACGCCTGGGTGCGCGCAGCCTTCTCCGTGCGCGAGCTGTTCCCGGACGGCGAGGATTCACTCGGCATCCCGACCTGGCACTACGGTCACGAACCGTCCAACCCGTTTGCCAGCGCCATCGCGAAGTATTTCCGCAATGCGCAGCGCGAGGCGATCCTGCTCGAGATCTGCCGCGCGGGCATCGTGTTCCTGCCCGGAGCGGCCGGAACCGTGCAGGAGATCTTCCAGGACGCCTGCGAGAACTACTACGCCGACGAATCGTCGACCGCGCCGATGGTGCTGGTCGGCCGGGAGTACTGGACCGAACGCTACCCGGCATGGCCGCTGCTGAAGGCCCTCGCACGAGGGCGGGCGATGGAGTCGCGCGTGCATCTGGTGGACTCCGTGCACGACGCCGCCGCGCTGATCATTCACCAGCCCTGA
- a CDS encoding inositol monophosphatase family protein → MSLPRAATDFHADLELAIALADAADAQSMPRFDAADLEVSLKADQSHVTDADLATERAIRDILHAERPDDGILGEEYGTEGAARRQWIIDPIDGTANFLRGVPLWGTLIALAVDSVPQVGVVSMPALGRRWWASAGGGSWTATSGDPRRLSVSKVDSLDDASVSFQSIAQWTDAGKLPELLTLADRVWRDRAYGDIFSYMLLAEGRLEMVAEFDVKEYDIAAAVPIVREAGGRMTAFDGTQTLSARSALATNGILHDPFLSLFRDVPHS, encoded by the coding sequence GTGTCCCTCCCCCGCGCCGCCACCGACTTCCATGCTGACCTGGAGCTCGCGATCGCGCTGGCCGATGCCGCAGATGCACAGAGCATGCCGCGTTTCGACGCCGCGGATCTGGAGGTCTCCCTCAAGGCCGATCAGTCCCACGTGACCGACGCGGATCTGGCCACCGAGCGGGCCATCCGCGACATCCTGCACGCCGAACGCCCAGACGACGGGATCCTCGGCGAGGAGTACGGCACCGAGGGCGCTGCGCGGCGGCAGTGGATCATCGACCCGATCGACGGCACGGCCAATTTCCTGCGCGGCGTGCCGCTGTGGGGAACGCTGATCGCACTCGCAGTGGACTCGGTCCCGCAGGTGGGCGTGGTCAGCATGCCGGCTCTCGGCCGGCGCTGGTGGGCATCCGCAGGCGGTGGATCATGGACTGCCACGAGCGGTGACCCGCGCCGGCTCTCGGTGTCGAAGGTCGACTCCCTCGACGACGCGAGCGTGAGTTTCCAGAGCATCGCCCAGTGGACGGATGCCGGAAAGCTGCCCGAGCTGCTCACGCTCGCCGACCGGGTCTGGCGGGACCGCGCCTATGGCGACATCTTCAGCTACATGCTGCTGGCCGAGGGTCGTCTGGAGATGGTGGCGGAGTTCGATGTCAAGGAGTACGACATCGCCGCGGCCGTCCCGATCGTCCGAGAAGCAGGCGGACGGATGACGGCGTTCGACGGCACGCAGACGCTGTCCGCGCGCTCGGCACTGGCCACCAACGGCATTCTGCACGACCCCTTCCTCTCCCTGTTCCGCGACGTGCCGCACTCCTGA
- a CDS encoding TetR/AcrR family transcriptional regulator has translation MTGAAKPARRGRPGHDRAAIIRAGVELFNQQGYDATSVSDLTGRLGLTKSALYHHVDSKEQILQVALEDALGGLERALTDALDHPTAAERLSAIIRGAVRVLTARQPQVTLLLRLRGNSEIETAALARRRRFDHTVTGLVREAQSEGVVRSDLDAAVATRLIFGMINSVVEWYRPDGPIDPELLGEEILAVTLGGLQPRD, from the coding sequence ATGACCGGAGCCGCCAAGCCAGCGCGGCGCGGACGGCCCGGTCACGACCGTGCCGCCATCATCCGCGCCGGGGTCGAGCTGTTCAACCAGCAGGGTTATGACGCGACGTCTGTGTCGGATCTGACCGGCCGGCTGGGCCTGACCAAATCAGCGCTGTATCACCACGTCGACTCGAAGGAGCAGATCCTGCAGGTCGCGCTGGAGGATGCGCTGGGCGGCCTGGAGCGGGCGCTGACGGATGCCCTGGATCACCCCACCGCGGCGGAGCGCCTGTCGGCGATCATCCGAGGCGCGGTGCGCGTGCTGACCGCACGGCAGCCTCAGGTGACGCTGCTGCTGCGGCTGAGGGGGAACAGCGAGATCGAGACCGCGGCCCTGGCCCGGCGGCGCCGCTTCGACCACACGGTCACCGGTCTGGTGCGTGAGGCGCAGTCCGAGGGTGTGGTGCGCTCGGATCTGGATGCCGCCGTGGCGACGCGACTGATCTTCGGCATGATCAACTCCGTCGTCGAGTGGTACCGGCCCGATGGGCCCATCGACCCCGAGCTGCTCGGCGAGGAGATCCTCGCCGTCACGCTGGGCGGCCTGCAGCCACGCGACTGA
- a CDS encoding fatty acid desaturase family protein has product MDGVRSTIRSTRSRTDPSSANLFTELAAQVRSSGLMRRRYGYYWAKIVALALLLAACLVAFVLIGDTWWQLFTAAALAFVFTQIAFLGHDAAHRQIFRSGRWNDWISLVLGDLMVGMSYGWWQHKHTRHHANPNKLGADPDIELPVIAVTAENAQRDHGLILSWLRAHQGVLFFPILLFEGLSLHASSVRRVFVRGRLEHRWVEIVFLGIRLIGYVTLVLVVLSPGVAAGFLGVQLGIFGFYMGIAFAPNHKGMPVVPRTMKLDFLRRQVMMSRNIGGTRMLDFLMGGLNYQIEHHLFPSMPRPHLRRAAPVVAAYCRAHGVPYTQVGLFSSYAIVVRYINRVGLGERDVFTCPLLDQRDHLGVTA; this is encoded by the coding sequence ATGGACGGTGTGCGCTCGACGATCCGGTCCACCCGAAGCCGAACGGATCCGAGCTCCGCGAACCTCTTCACAGAGCTGGCAGCCCAAGTGCGCAGCTCTGGCCTGATGCGAAGACGCTACGGATACTACTGGGCCAAGATCGTGGCACTCGCTCTGCTTCTTGCCGCATGCCTGGTCGCCTTCGTCCTGATCGGGGACACCTGGTGGCAGCTGTTCACGGCGGCGGCCCTGGCATTCGTGTTCACCCAGATCGCGTTCCTGGGCCATGATGCCGCCCACCGCCAGATCTTCAGATCCGGTCGGTGGAACGATTGGATCAGCCTGGTGCTCGGCGACCTGATGGTCGGGATGAGCTACGGCTGGTGGCAGCACAAGCACACCCGGCACCACGCGAACCCGAACAAGCTGGGCGCGGATCCGGACATCGAGCTCCCGGTGATCGCGGTGACGGCGGAGAACGCGCAGCGAGATCATGGGCTCATCCTCTCGTGGCTGCGCGCTCATCAGGGCGTGCTGTTCTTTCCGATCCTGCTCTTCGAGGGGCTCTCGCTGCACGCGTCCAGCGTCCGCCGCGTGTTCGTCCGCGGTCGTCTCGAGCACCGGTGGGTGGAGATCGTCTTCCTCGGCATCCGACTGATCGGATACGTGACGCTGGTGCTCGTCGTGCTCTCGCCGGGTGTCGCGGCGGGCTTCCTGGGAGTGCAGTTGGGTATCTTCGGCTTCTACATGGGGATCGCCTTCGCACCGAACCACAAGGGCATGCCGGTGGTGCCGCGGACGATGAAGCTCGACTTCCTCCGGCGCCAGGTCATGATGAGCCGCAACATCGGCGGGACTCGGATGCTCGATTTCCTGATGGGCGGGTTGAACTATCAGATCGAGCACCACCTGTTCCCCTCGATGCCGCGCCCGCACCTCCGCCGCGCTGCGCCCGTCGTCGCCGCGTACTGCCGAGCGCACGGCGTGCCGTACACGCAGGTCGGCCTGTTCAGCTCGTATGCGATCGTGGTGCGCTACATCAACCGCGTCGGTCTGGGTGAGCGCGACGTCTTCACCTGCCCTCTCCTCGACCAGCGCGATCATCTCGGCGTGACGGCGTGA
- a CDS encoding SIMPL domain-containing protein yields the protein MSDVIITVRSECELRVAPDRATVHLVVAFDGPDRTSVVEKTLAAAGSVRAGIESRDAAGTVLEWSSDRMNVVANRPWNSEGRQLAPVHRASVDFSATFADFSALSDWVTDLAEQDGVSIGYIDWHLTPEVEAETEREVATRAVGIALARARAYAAALGLHEVTPLEIADRGMISDGAHPQARLMRADAIAVGGSPELDLKSEEIVLSATVEGRFTAK from the coding sequence ATGAGCGATGTCATAATCACCGTCCGGAGCGAGTGCGAGCTGCGCGTGGCACCCGATCGCGCCACCGTCCACCTGGTCGTCGCCTTCGACGGCCCCGACCGCACGAGCGTCGTTGAGAAGACGCTCGCCGCCGCCGGATCGGTGCGCGCGGGCATCGAGAGCAGGGATGCTGCGGGCACCGTCCTGGAATGGTCCAGTGATCGAATGAACGTGGTCGCGAACCGCCCCTGGAACAGCGAGGGCAGGCAGCTCGCGCCAGTGCACCGTGCCAGCGTCGACTTCTCCGCGACGTTCGCCGACTTCTCCGCCCTGTCGGACTGGGTGACCGACCTCGCCGAGCAGGATGGCGTGTCCATCGGCTACATCGATTGGCACCTCACCCCGGAGGTCGAGGCGGAGACCGAGCGCGAAGTCGCCACTCGGGCCGTCGGCATCGCCCTCGCGCGTGCTCGTGCCTATGCCGCAGCGCTCGGACTGCACGAGGTCACGCCACTCGAGATCGCCGATCGCGGGATGATCTCCGACGGCGCGCATCCGCAGGCGAGGCTCATGCGCGCCGACGCCATCGCCGTTGGCGGCTCACCGGAGCTGGATCTGAAGAGCGAGGAGATCGTGCTCTCCGCCACCGTCGAGGGCCGGTTCACCGCGAAATGA
- a CDS encoding class I SAM-dependent methyltransferase has translation MPSDHYFSAAPASAENLRTIHVTLAGRDLELTTASGIFSPDRLDAGTAVLLNNMPPLPPGGDFLDLGCGWGPITLTMALSAPHATVWAVDVNERALDLVRRNAQALGLTNVNAVRPEDVPDDVVFRTIRSNPPIRVGKSELHDMLEHWIPRLDERSDAWLVVQRNLGSDSLQRWMAMTFTPGYSVHRAATGKGYRVLKVRRHGTPPTEPITVSA, from the coding sequence ATGCCGTCCGACCACTATTTCAGCGCGGCCCCGGCAAGTGCAGAGAACCTGCGCACCATTCACGTCACCCTGGCGGGACGAGATCTGGAACTCACCACGGCGAGCGGGATCTTCAGTCCTGACCGGCTGGATGCCGGAACGGCCGTGCTGTTGAACAACATGCCTCCCCTGCCTCCCGGCGGTGATTTCCTCGACCTCGGATGCGGGTGGGGTCCGATCACCCTCACGATGGCGCTGTCCGCCCCGCATGCGACTGTGTGGGCGGTCGACGTGAACGAGCGTGCCCTCGACCTCGTCCGGCGCAACGCACAGGCCCTCGGCCTCACTAATGTGAACGCCGTGCGGCCCGAAGATGTTCCCGACGATGTCGTCTTCCGCACCATCCGCTCCAATCCGCCCATCCGCGTCGGCAAGAGCGAGCTGCACGACATGCTCGAGCACTGGATCCCGCGATTGGACGAGCGCAGCGACGCCTGGCTGGTCGTGCAGCGCAATCTCGGCTCGGACTCGCTGCAGCGGTGGATGGCCATGACCTTCACGCCCGGCTACAGTGTGCACCGTGCCGCCACGGGCAAGGGCTACCGCGTGCTCAAGGTGCGCAGGCATGGCACCCCGCCGACCGAGCCG